Genomic window (Prochlorococcus marinus str. GP2):
TACACCAAGTTCATCCAAAAGCGAAAGTAAGCGTTAAACTTGTTTCTGAAATTGGTATAGGCACTATTGCTGCTGGAGTAAGCAAAGCTAATGCAGATGTAATTCAAATATCTGGCCATGACGGAGGTACAGGTGCCTCACCCCTGAGTTCTATTAAACATGCAGGTTTACCATGGGAATTAGGTGTTGCTGAGGTTCATAAATCTCTCCTAGAGAATAACTTACGCGAAAGAGTAATTTTGAGAACTGATGGAGGTCTTAAAACTGGCTGGGACGTAGTTATTGCTGCTTTACTAGGTGCTGAAGAATATGGTTTTGGATCTGTAGCGATGATTGCTGAAGGATGCATAATGGCTCGGGTTTGCCATACAAACAAGTGTCCTGTTGGAGTTGCCACTCAAAAAGAAGAATTAAGAAAAAGATTTAAAGGTATTCCAGAAAATGTTGTCAATTTTTTCTTGTTTATTGCTGAAGAAGTAAGACAGATAATGAGTAGTATCGGTGTTTCTAATATGGAAGAACTTATTGGTAATCAAGAATTTCTTTCTGCAAGAAATATCGATCTTCCAAAAACTTCTAATATTGATCTTTCTTCTTTAGTAAATAAACACTCATCCCCTGATAGATCATGGTTAAAACATTCAAAAACTGCCCATAGTAATGGTTCTGTATTAGAAGACGAATTTTTATCTGATACTGAATTTATAGATTCAATTAAAAATCACGAAATAATAAATAAAGAAATTGAGATAAAAAATACAGATAGAAGTGTTTGTGCGAAAATATCAGGCGAAATCGCAGAACTTTACGGCAACACTGGCTTCAATGGCGAACTCAACTTAAATTTCAAAGGATATGCCGGACAAAGCTTTGGTGCCTTTTTATTAAAGGGAATGAATGTTCAATTAATCGGAGAAGCTAATGATTATGTTTGTAAAGGAATGAATGGAGGAATACTCACAATAATTCCACCAAAAATAGAAAAAACTTCCTCCGAGCAGGTTATTTTAGGAAACACCTGTCTTTATGGAGCAACGGGTGGGAAATTATTTGCATTAGGAAAATCGGGAGAAAGATTTGCAGTAAGAAATAGTGGTGCGATAGCGGTGACAGAAGGAGCAGGTGATCATTGTTGTGAATACATGACTGGTGGTAAAGTAGTTATTCTAGGTTCCACAGGAAGGAATATTGGTGCGGGCATGACTGGTGGAATAGCTTTTATAATCGATGAGAAGAACGATTTAAGTAATAAAGTTAACAAGGAAATAGTTAGTATTCATAAAATAACTTCATCAAAACAGGAAGATATATTATTGGAAATTATTAGAGAATATCGAGCAAAAACAAATAGCTTAAAGGCTGCCAAAATAATTGAAAATTGGTCTTATTATAAGAAAACTTTCAAATTAATAGTTCCCCCAAGCGAAGAAGAAATGCTTGGCATAAAAAAAATGTAAATGCCTTTCTTTATAAAAACTGAAATCATAAAAAAAGAATACTTAATTAATCATGATTTAAAACAAAAAATAATTAACGAACATATTGATTGGATAAAAAAATTAAAAAAAGAGGGAATTAATATAAAAAGTGGTTTTTTAGTTGATGAGTTAAAGCGGCCAGGGGAAGGCGGATTACTCATTCTTGAGATGAATAATTATAAAAATGCACTAAAAATCATTAAGAATGATCCAATGATTAAAAATGATCTAGTTGAATGGAAATTAAATGAATGGATAGATTCAAATAAATAAAAATGACTATCTTGGATACTTTTTCATAAGTTTTTGAATTTCTTCAGCATGGTAACTGCTACGAGTTAAAGGAGAACTAACTACTTGCATAAAGTCCAAATCTTTTTCCCCGAAAACTTTATAGTAATTAAATTTTGAAGGACTCACAAATTTTTGAACAGGTAAATGATTTGGGCCAGGAGATAAGTATTGGCCAATAGTAACAATATCAACGAAA
Coding sequences:
- a CDS encoding YciI family protein yields the protein MPFFIKTEIIKKEYLINHDLKQKIINEHIDWIKKLKKEGINIKSGFLVDELKRPGEGGLLILEMNNYKNALKIIKNDPMIKNDLVEWKLNEWIDSNK